One genomic region from Sphingobacterium sp. UGAL515B_05 encodes:
- a CDS encoding OstA-like protein: MKQYIYTLIVFILTGLSVQAQKQDELKLLSSSHIITGKDGNILFYRPVYEHVGSTLSSDSGYLHKDKIGRQFFEAFGNVIITQPDGTQIFSNKLHYEAAMQLATLTGAVRMVSTSGSILTTDHLVYNMRSKIGNYYSGGRILSGSDTITSQRATYFENTGESYFNQKVVVRSTNVKVYTDSMKYNGNTRITDFYGPTNIKGNKGENLYTEKGRYHMATGQAYFSKNNLYTEGTKFLKGDSLFYDRQVGIGKAVKNVVFVDTLDKFYAYGGFGLYNGRNESITMTDKPLIISVVKKDSTQKDSVSSLSPVQQKSEKELKNEAKELKKIEKEQRKDDLKSNKTKSQVALEEKEHPGKNIKSGNNKPLKADAQVDSVFMTADTLFSQMIFRRDYIAKDFKLNREGGAIEDDNEVDYGDQDSSSTTVDSTGTLENIKDNLHKGIDSLPKKDNGKPVLEKSIKKVQDTLTNKKPIAAKKTPAIVGDQNKIEIEKNLKADSVLRKKAIIPKGGESDKLMGAALKNAQQGNRDSLAQDTAKTRIIKAYYNARLFKSDLQAVADSMYYGMQDSMFRLMGKPMMWAENSQISGDTIFLQVKNQKLDNSLLVGNAFMVNATSDSLKFNQIKGRKITSFFTNNRMERLFVDGNAENIFYNIDEKTNVTTELIHDRSSRFKILMEDNKLKEYVSIRKVDGKVYPIAEVTADKEFLPNFIWRPEDRPKSKDDLLNRKRDLSKASFTVPAAPEGEESGTMKSIKKGDKTTTPQKGATNKAGANETPEKEKEVDATNNKTSAATKTAKPSETTTKANATETNVKTATDKVAAKSDSTTNKSTIIPAQDSTQTKVKAK, from the coding sequence GTGAAACAATACATTTATACACTTATTGTATTTATTTTAACTGGCTTGTCGGTCCAAGCGCAGAAACAGGATGAACTAAAGCTTCTTTCATCATCCCATATTATTACTGGAAAAGACGGCAATATCCTCTTTTACCGCCCAGTCTATGAACATGTAGGCTCAACACTATCATCAGATAGTGGCTATTTACACAAAGACAAAATTGGCAGACAATTTTTTGAAGCCTTTGGAAATGTAATCATTACTCAACCCGACGGTACGCAGATATTTTCCAATAAATTACACTATGAAGCGGCCATGCAGCTCGCTACACTTACGGGCGCTGTACGAATGGTCAGCACCAGTGGCTCTATACTGACAACTGATCACCTTGTCTATAATATGCGAAGTAAAATCGGTAATTATTACAGTGGCGGGCGTATTCTATCCGGAAGCGATACAATTACAAGCCAGCGAGCTACTTATTTCGAAAATACAGGGGAATCTTATTTCAATCAAAAAGTTGTGGTCCGGTCAACCAATGTAAAAGTCTACACGGACTCCATGAAATATAATGGTAATACACGTATTACTGATTTCTATGGGCCTACCAATATCAAGGGAAATAAAGGGGAAAACCTGTATACTGAAAAAGGCCGATACCATATGGCAACGGGCCAGGCTTATTTCTCTAAAAACAACCTTTATACAGAAGGGACAAAGTTTCTTAAGGGTGACAGCCTATTCTACGATAGACAAGTGGGAATCGGTAAAGCCGTAAAAAATGTGGTCTTTGTTGATACTTTAGACAAATTTTACGCCTATGGTGGATTTGGTTTGTACAACGGGAGGAATGAATCCATTACGATGACAGACAAACCACTGATCATTTCGGTTGTTAAAAAAGATTCAACACAAAAAGATTCTGTATCTTCTTTGTCTCCTGTCCAACAAAAGTCGGAGAAAGAGCTAAAAAATGAAGCTAAAGAATTAAAGAAGATTGAAAAAGAACAACGCAAAGATGACCTCAAATCAAATAAAACCAAATCACAAGTTGCTCTAGAAGAAAAGGAACATCCAGGTAAAAATATCAAAAGCGGCAATAATAAACCACTTAAGGCTGACGCACAGGTAGATTCTGTTTTTATGACAGCCGACACGCTCTTCTCACAGATGATATTTCGCCGAGATTATATTGCAAAAGATTTTAAATTGAATCGTGAAGGCGGGGCTATTGAGGACGACAATGAGGTCGATTATGGTGACCAGGATTCCAGCTCAACAACAGTTGATTCCACGGGTACATTAGAAAATATAAAAGATAACCTTCACAAGGGAATCGACAGTTTGCCTAAAAAAGACAACGGCAAACCGGTTCTTGAAAAGAGCATTAAAAAAGTACAAGATACCCTGACAAATAAGAAACCGATTGCAGCAAAGAAAACACCAGCTATTGTCGGTGATCAAAACAAGATAGAAATTGAAAAAAACCTTAAGGCTGATAGTGTATTGCGTAAAAAAGCGATCATCCCGAAAGGCGGTGAATCCGATAAACTGATGGGCGCAGCTTTAAAAAATGCCCAACAGGGTAATCGGGATTCTCTCGCCCAGGATACGGCCAAAACACGGATTATAAAGGCATATTATAATGCCCGATTATTTAAATCGGACCTGCAAGCTGTAGCAGATTCTATGTATTATGGTATGCAAGATTCCATGTTCAGACTAATGGGAAAACCAATGATGTGGGCCGAAAACTCACAAATCTCTGGAGATACCATATTCCTACAGGTAAAGAATCAAAAATTAGACAATTCACTACTTGTCGGTAACGCTTTCATGGTAAACGCAACAAGCGACTCATTAAAATTCAATCAGATTAAAGGTCGGAAGATTACCAGCTTTTTCACCAATAACCGTATGGAACGTCTGTTTGTTGATGGCAACGCTGAAAATATCTTCTACAATATTGATGAAAAGACCAATGTAACAACTGAGCTTATCCATGATCGAAGCAGCCGTTTTAAGATCTTGATGGAAGATAATAAGCTGAAGGAATATGTATCTATTCGGAAAGTGGATGGCAAAGTATATCCTATTGCTGAAGTCACGGCCGACAAGGAGTTTCTTCCGAATTTCATCTGGCGCCCCGAAGATCGACCTAAATCAAAAGATGATTTATTAAATCGAAAAAGAGATCTTTCAAAAGCATCATTTACGGTTCCGGCGGCACCAGAAGGTGAAGAATCTGGAACAATGAAGTCTATTAAGAAAGGTGATAAAACAACTACCCCTCAAAAAGGTGCCACCAATAAAGCTGGTGCGAACGAAACGCCCGAGAAAGAAAAAGAGGTAGACGCTACAAACAATAAAACAAGCGCTGCTACCAAAACAGCTAAACCATCTGAAACAACGACTAAAGCCAACGCTACAGAAACAAATGTAAAGACCGCAACCGACAAAGTTGCTGCAAAGTCCGACTCAACAACTAATAAATCGACGATAATACCTGCACAAGATAGTACACAGACAAAAGTAAAAGCTAAATAA
- a CDS encoding non-canonical purine NTP diphosphatase: MLELVFATNNTHKLEEVQAIVGSAFIIKSLNDIDCNDDIPETGVTFEENAQQKTDYLVNKYGLYCFGDDSGLEIDALNGEPGVYSARYSGSRDMEKNIDLVLKNLGDNPNRTARFKTVISLYLNEQQHFFEGSIEGKIIEERRGIDGFGYDPIFIPNGYDKTFAEMTALEKNSISHRAIAVGKLAEYLKTK, translated from the coding sequence ATGCTAGAACTAGTGTTTGCAACCAATAATACCCATAAACTAGAAGAGGTCCAAGCGATCGTGGGGAGTGCTTTTATCATTAAGAGCTTAAATGATATTGACTGTAACGATGATATTCCAGAGACGGGAGTGACCTTTGAAGAAAATGCCCAGCAGAAAACGGACTATTTGGTGAACAAATATGGTCTTTACTGTTTTGGAGATGATTCAGGCTTGGAAATTGATGCATTAAATGGCGAGCCTGGAGTTTATTCAGCACGTTATTCCGGATCGAGGGATATGGAAAAGAATATTGATCTTGTCCTGAAAAATTTAGGCGATAACCCCAATCGTACAGCGCGATTCAAAACAGTTATTTCACTATATTTGAATGAGCAGCAGCACTTTTTTGAAGGAAGTATAGAGGGGAAAATTATTGAAGAGCGTAGGGGTATTGATGGTTTTGGTTATGATCCCATTTTTATTCCGAATGGCTATGATAAAACTTTTGCGGAGATGACTGCCCTGGAAAAAAACAGCATAAGCCATCGCGCGATTGCTGTCGGTAAACTTGCTGAATACCTAAAAACAAAATAG
- a CDS encoding deoxyhypusine synthase family protein — translation MSTQKGPISQFIEHNYRHFNAAALVDAAKGYEEHLLDGGKMLISLGGAMSTAELGVSLAEMIRQDKVHFISCTGANLEEDVMNLVAHSHYKRIPNYRDLTAEQERELLDNHYNRVTDTCIPEEEAFRRLQKHLEDVWHAAEAKGERYLPHEFLYQVVNSGVLEQYYEIDPKDSWIVAAAEKNLPIVCPGWEDSTTGNIFASNVIKGKLKASTVKSGIEYMIYLTEWYRNNSAGKGVGFFQIAGGISGDFPICVVPMMYQDLEWEEVPFWAYFCQISDSTTSYGSYSGAVPNEKITWGKLDIDTPKFIVESDATIVAPLIFSYILGH, via the coding sequence ATGAGTACTCAAAAAGGACCTATTTCTCAATTTATTGAGCATAATTACCGTCACTTTAACGCAGCTGCATTAGTAGATGCTGCAAAAGGTTACGAGGAACATCTATTGGATGGTGGAAAAATGTTGATCTCTTTGGGAGGTGCAATGTCTACTGCTGAATTGGGTGTTTCTTTGGCAGAAATGATCCGTCAAGATAAAGTACACTTTATTTCTTGTACTGGTGCTAATTTGGAAGAGGATGTGATGAACCTTGTGGCACACTCACACTACAAAAGAATCCCGAATTATAGAGATTTGACAGCTGAGCAAGAAAGAGAGTTATTGGATAACCACTATAATCGTGTTACAGATACTTGTATTCCGGAAGAGGAAGCTTTCCGTCGTTTGCAGAAACATCTTGAAGATGTTTGGCATGCTGCTGAGGCTAAAGGTGAGCGTTACTTACCACATGAGTTTCTTTATCAGGTTGTTAACTCTGGTGTGTTGGAGCAATATTATGAAATCGACCCAAAAGATTCTTGGATTGTTGCTGCTGCTGAGAAAAATTTACCGATTGTATGTCCAGGATGGGAAGATTCAACGACGGGTAATATCTTTGCTTCCAATGTGATCAAAGGAAAATTGAAAGCGAGTACGGTTAAATCTGGTATTGAGTACATGATTTACTTGACAGAGTGGTACCGTAACAACTCAGCAGGTAAAGGTGTTGGATTTTTCCAAATCGCAGGTGGTATTTCTGGTGACTTCCCAATCTGTGTAGTTCCGATGATGTATCAAGATCTTGAATGGGAAGAAGTACCTTTCTGGGCTTATTTCTGTCAAATTTCGGATTCAACAACTTCGTATGGTTCTTATTCTGGTGCTGTTCCAAACGAGAAAATCACTTGGGGCAAATTAGATATTGATACGCCTAAATTTATCGTAGAATCTGATGCGACGATCGTTGCGCCATTAATCTTCTCCTATATCTTAGGTCATTAA
- a CDS encoding dipeptide epimerase has protein sequence MKITEIEIYRLSIPMEPFVIATGTMDYAQNTFIRIYTDANIYGVGECSAFPMIVGETQDTCLVLARDFAKIWKGRDPLAIEERLAELDLYIAGNKTIKSAFDMALYDLAAKHAGLPLYQFLKGTKREITTDITLGIASPEEMVLKAKRLQDEGAVMLKVKLGKDPKTDIARIREIRKAVGFEMPIRVDANQGWSYAGAIEALQGLEPFKIQFCEQPMRTWDDEYLPQLRTETIVPVMADESVYSHHDAERLCKADACDYINIKFSKSGGIQEALKINHIAAEYGITCMIGGMLESRLALAAKVHFAYAAPNVKFFDLDTCMVGHLEDPVIGGIQYDGYKIHISDQIGIGADIDQTFLDQCEKWII, from the coding sequence ATGAAAATAACTGAAATTGAAATTTATCGATTAAGCATTCCTATGGAACCTTTTGTCATTGCGACAGGGACAATGGACTATGCGCAAAATACTTTTATACGTATATATACCGATGCCAATATATATGGTGTGGGCGAATGTTCTGCCTTTCCGATGATCGTTGGAGAAACACAAGATACTTGCTTAGTTCTGGCAAGAGATTTTGCAAAGATCTGGAAGGGGCGCGATCCTTTGGCCATAGAAGAGCGTTTGGCTGAATTGGATTTGTATATTGCCGGTAACAAAACGATCAAATCGGCTTTTGATATGGCCTTGTATGATTTGGCCGCCAAGCATGCTGGTCTACCGCTTTATCAGTTTCTAAAGGGAACGAAACGAGAGATTACGACAGATATCACTTTAGGAATTGCATCTCCGGAAGAGATGGTGCTGAAGGCAAAGCGTTTACAGGACGAAGGTGCGGTTATGTTGAAAGTTAAACTGGGGAAGGATCCAAAAACGGATATTGCGCGTATCCGTGAAATACGTAAGGCTGTTGGATTCGAAATGCCTATTCGTGTGGATGCAAATCAAGGCTGGTCTTATGCGGGGGCAATAGAAGCTTTGCAGGGGCTGGAACCTTTTAAGATACAATTTTGTGAACAACCAATGCGTACCTGGGATGACGAATATTTACCCCAATTGCGCACAGAAACTATAGTTCCCGTGATGGCAGATGAATCTGTTTATTCTCACCATGACGCAGAGCGTCTCTGTAAAGCTGATGCTTGCGATTATATCAATATTAAATTTTCGAAATCAGGAGGTATTCAAGAGGCCTTAAAAATAAATCATATTGCCGCGGAATACGGCATTACTTGTATGATAGGAGGAATGCTGGAATCTCGCTTGGCTTTGGCTGCTAAGGTACATTTCGCGTATGCTGCCCCAAATGTCAAGTTTTTTGATCTGGACACATGTATGGTTGGCCATCTGGAAGATCCTGTTATCGGTGGTATTCAATATGACGGATACAAAATACATATCTCAGACCAAATTGGAATCGGGGCAGATATAGACCAAACTTTTTTAGATCAATGCGAGAAATGGATCATTTAA
- the gltB gene encoding glutamate synthase large subunit — MIEQRPKTEGLYDPNFEHDACGVGFVAHIKGNKSHAQVKDALTMLENMEHRGACGCDPESGDGAGIMIQLPHEFLWEECINLGIQLEEPGYYGTGMVFLPKEEDMNKICRDLIEEAAAERGMKFLGYRPVPVNREGIGPTALSAEPEIVQFFVSRPDGVSNTEEFERKLFVLRRLIIQKVKQQQEYPLPLYFASLSCKTIIYKGQLTTYQVGTYYLDLRDPRVVSAFGLVHSRFSTNTFPSWSLAQPFRMLAHNGEINTLTGNLNWFYAGMRALSSPYFTEEEMEILLPIVDRGQSDSACLDNVAELLLHSGRSLTHVMLMLVPEAWDGNTQMDPLKRAFYEYHATLMEPWDGPAALCFTDGKHIGATLDRNGLRPLRYAVTSDDRVVVASEAGALPIEESTIIKKGRQQAGKIFLVDMEQGRILTDKEVKDQLINQQPYSDWLDNYKIKLEELEEPRVTYTYLSKDSVFKYQKTFGFSREDLETILTPMALTGYEPTGSMGSDVPLAILSDQPQHISSYFKQFFAQVTNPPIDPIRERLVMSLATFIGNAGNILIEDKKFCHCVTLPHPILTSKELEKLRSIDTGLFQAKTIQSYFRSDGKPGSLEAGLERLCRYADDAVRDGFEVLILSDRAIDSKHAAIPSLLAVSAVHHHLIKTGNRGAVGLVVEAGDAWEVHHFACLLAFGATAINPYMALASIRTMKEQNTLDTELTWPELSKNYVKAVNNGLLKIFSKMGISTLQSYHGAQIFEVLGIDKSVVDKFFCGAVSRIGGMTLDDLAKEALSKHWRGFEKSRTPQNLLPEGGIYQWKRRGEGHLWNPDTIHLLQQACRTGDYATYKKYAQKINEQKEHMFTLRGLLDFAKHRNSIPLEQVEPASEILKRFATGAMSFGSISHEAHSTLAIAMNRIGAKSNTGEGGEDELRYQPLPNGDSMRSAIKQVASARFGVTSNYLTQADELQIKMAQGAKPGEGGQLPGPKVDAWIAKTRHSTPGVGLISPPPHHDIYSIEDLAQLIFDLKNANRQARINVKLVSKAGVGTIAAGVAKAHADVILIAGFDGGTGASPISSIKHAGLPWELGLAEAHQTLVKNKLRSRVVLQADGQVKTGRDIIIATLLGAEEWGVSTAALVAGGCIMMRKCHLNTCPVGVATQDPELRKLFSGKPEDIVNLFTFLAEEVRETMAYLGFRTINEMVGRAQFLKKRENIDHWKAKKIDFTDILHVERNEPGQSLYNTEEQDHGMAMILDWGLLKQSKLALESKTPVFGTFKVKNTDRTIGTMLSNEISKLYGSEGLPDNTINFKFEGSAGQSFGAFSTKGLSFELQGEANDYVGKGLSGAQLAIYPVAESALVPEDNIIIGNVALFGATSGHLFVNGQAGERFAVRNSGATAVVEGVGDHGCEYMTGGRALILGATGRNFAAGMSGGIAWIYDINEDFRENCNQEMVDLDPLESEDETAIIALLKRHILLTNSRRADFILQNWSREKNKFIKVFPREYKNVIRQKLVEA; from the coding sequence ATGATCGAACAGAGACCGAAAACGGAGGGCCTTTACGACCCTAATTTTGAGCATGACGCCTGTGGGGTAGGCTTTGTCGCCCATATCAAAGGAAATAAATCACACGCACAAGTCAAGGATGCATTGACCATGTTGGAAAATATGGAACACCGCGGTGCTTGTGGCTGTGACCCAGAAAGCGGTGACGGAGCAGGTATCATGATCCAGCTTCCCCATGAATTTTTATGGGAAGAATGTATCAACTTGGGTATACAACTGGAGGAGCCAGGTTATTATGGCACAGGTATGGTCTTTCTTCCTAAAGAAGAAGACATGAACAAAATATGTCGGGACTTGATTGAGGAAGCGGCAGCAGAAAGGGGTATGAAATTCCTTGGCTACCGTCCAGTACCAGTCAATCGTGAAGGTATTGGACCAACAGCGCTCAGTGCAGAACCTGAAATTGTCCAATTTTTTGTCAGCAGACCGGACGGCGTTTCAAACACTGAAGAATTTGAACGCAAACTTTTTGTACTACGTCGCCTGATCATTCAAAAAGTTAAACAACAACAAGAATATCCTCTCCCGCTTTACTTTGCATCGCTTTCTTGCAAAACAATTATTTACAAAGGTCAATTAACAACATACCAGGTCGGAACTTATTATCTTGACTTACGCGATCCTCGTGTGGTATCTGCTTTTGGCTTAGTTCACTCGCGCTTTTCCACCAATACCTTCCCTTCATGGTCCCTCGCACAGCCATTCCGCATGCTGGCACACAATGGCGAGATCAACACGTTGACAGGTAACCTGAATTGGTTTTATGCAGGTATGCGCGCTTTATCATCGCCCTATTTTACGGAAGAAGAGATGGAAATCTTACTTCCAATCGTTGACCGTGGTCAGTCCGATTCGGCCTGCCTCGACAATGTAGCGGAACTTCTTTTACACAGTGGTCGTAGCCTCACCCATGTTATGTTGATGTTGGTCCCTGAAGCTTGGGATGGCAATACACAAATGGATCCTTTAAAACGTGCTTTCTACGAATACCACGCGACGTTGATGGAGCCTTGGGATGGTCCTGCAGCACTCTGCTTCACCGATGGTAAACATATTGGTGCTACACTAGACCGCAACGGTTTACGTCCTCTTCGTTATGCCGTAACCTCAGACGACCGCGTCGTTGTTGCTTCTGAAGCGGGAGCGCTTCCGATCGAGGAGTCTACCATCATCAAAAAAGGCCGCCAACAAGCAGGCAAGATTTTTCTTGTCGACATGGAACAGGGACGTATTCTTACCGATAAAGAAGTAAAAGATCAGCTGATCAACCAGCAGCCCTACAGCGATTGGTTGGACAATTACAAAATCAAACTGGAAGAACTGGAAGAACCTCGTGTAACCTACACCTATCTTTCCAAAGATTCCGTTTTCAAATATCAAAAGACATTTGGTTTCTCCCGCGAGGATCTGGAAACCATCCTGACCCCAATGGCATTGACAGGGTACGAACCGACAGGTTCAATGGGGTCCGATGTTCCGCTGGCTATTCTTTCCGATCAACCACAACATATCTCAAGTTACTTTAAGCAATTTTTTGCTCAAGTAACCAACCCACCAATCGATCCGATTCGTGAACGCTTGGTCATGAGTTTAGCAACATTCATCGGTAATGCAGGCAATATCCTGATCGAAGACAAGAAATTCTGTCACTGTGTGACTTTGCCGCATCCAATCTTGACCTCCAAAGAACTGGAGAAATTGCGTTCGATCGATACAGGATTATTCCAAGCAAAAACCATTCAGTCTTATTTCCGCTCGGATGGTAAACCTGGATCATTGGAAGCAGGTCTGGAACGTTTGTGCCGCTATGCGGATGATGCCGTACGTGATGGTTTTGAAGTCTTAATTCTTTCAGATCGTGCGATTGACTCTAAACACGCAGCTATACCTTCATTACTTGCTGTTTCGGCCGTCCATCACCACTTGATCAAAACAGGTAACCGTGGCGCTGTAGGTCTCGTGGTCGAAGCAGGTGATGCTTGGGAAGTACACCATTTTGCCTGCCTATTAGCATTCGGTGCCACTGCGATCAACCCTTATATGGCATTGGCGAGCATCCGTACGATGAAGGAACAAAATACCTTAGATACAGAGCTCACTTGGCCAGAATTATCGAAAAACTACGTCAAGGCTGTCAATAATGGCTTGTTGAAAATTTTCTCCAAAATGGGGATCTCCACATTGCAATCCTACCACGGAGCACAGATCTTCGAGGTACTTGGCATCGACAAATCTGTCGTCGATAAATTTTTCTGTGGAGCAGTCTCACGTATCGGTGGCATGACATTAGATGATCTTGCCAAAGAAGCCCTCTCAAAACACTGGCGTGGATTTGAAAAAAGCCGCACACCGCAAAATCTATTGCCAGAAGGCGGTATTTACCAATGGAAACGCCGCGGTGAAGGCCACCTTTGGAATCCCGACACGATTCACCTATTGCAACAGGCCTGTCGCACAGGAGACTACGCAACCTATAAAAAATATGCACAGAAAATCAACGAGCAGAAGGAACATATGTTTACCCTTCGTGGATTGTTGGACTTTGCAAAACATCGCAACTCTATTCCGTTGGAGCAAGTAGAACCTGCTAGTGAAATTCTAAAACGTTTCGCAACCGGGGCGATGTCCTTTGGGTCAATTTCCCACGAAGCGCATAGTACCCTTGCCATCGCTATGAACCGCATCGGTGCAAAATCGAACACCGGTGAAGGTGGAGAAGATGAATTGCGTTATCAACCGCTTCCAAATGGAGATTCGATGCGCTCGGCAATTAAACAGGTTGCCTCGGCCCGTTTTGGTGTCACGTCCAATTATCTGACACAAGCGGACGAACTACAAATAAAAATGGCCCAAGGTGCCAAACCGGGAGAAGGAGGTCAATTACCGGGTCCCAAAGTGGATGCCTGGATTGCAAAAACCAGACACTCGACACCGGGTGTCGGTCTGATTTCACCACCACCCCATCACGATATTTACTCCATCGAAGATTTAGCCCAGCTGATCTTTGACCTAAAAAATGCTAACCGTCAAGCAAGAATCAACGTAAAATTGGTCTCTAAAGCTGGTGTTGGTACCATTGCTGCCGGAGTTGCAAAAGCCCATGCCGACGTCATTCTTATTGCAGGTTTTGATGGTGGTACAGGTGCATCTCCAATCAGTTCAATTAAACACGCCGGACTACCTTGGGAATTAGGCCTTGCAGAAGCGCATCAGACACTTGTTAAAAACAAATTGCGCAGTCGCGTCGTTTTACAAGCGGACGGCCAGGTAAAAACAGGTCGCGACATCATCATCGCTACACTATTGGGTGCTGAGGAATGGGGCGTATCGACAGCAGCATTGGTTGCCGGCGGCTGTATCATGATGCGTAAATGCCATCTTAATACATGTCCTGTAGGTGTTGCAACCCAAGATCCAGAACTGCGTAAATTATTCTCTGGAAAACCAGAAGATATTGTCAACTTATTTACCTTCCTCGCAGAGGAGGTCCGTGAAACAATGGCTTATCTAGGCTTCCGCACCATCAACGAAATGGTGGGAAGAGCTCAATTCTTGAAAAAACGCGAAAATATAGATCATTGGAAAGCAAAGAAAATTGACTTTACCGACATCTTGCACGTGGAACGCAACGAGCCTGGACAATCGTTATACAATACCGAAGAGCAGGATCACGGTATGGCCATGATCTTGGATTGGGGCTTATTAAAACAGTCTAAATTAGCTCTTGAGAGCAAAACTCCTGTGTTTGGCACATTTAAGGTCAAAAATACAGACCGTACGATCGGAACAATGTTATCCAATGAAATTTCAAAACTCTACGGTTCTGAAGGCCTGCCTGATAATACCATCAATTTCAAATTTGAAGGTTCGGCCGGACAAAGTTTCGGTGCATTTTCAACAAAGGGTCTTTCATTTGAATTACAAGGTGAAGCCAATGATTATGTTGGAAAAGGGCTATCAGGAGCTCAGCTAGCAATCTATCCAGTTGCAGAAAGTGCTCTCGTACCGGAAGATAATATCATTATCGGCAACGTTGCACTATTTGGAGCAACATCCGGCCATCTATTCGTCAACGGACAGGCCGGCGAACGCTTCGCTGTACGTAACTCAGGTGCAACAGCTGTAGTTGAGGGTGTTGGTGACCATGGCTGTGAGTACATGACTGGAGGTCGTGCACTGATCTTAGGGGCAACGGGTCGTAACTTTGCTGCCGGAATGAGCGGTGGTATCGCATGGATCTACGACATTAACGAAGATTTCCGCGAAAACTGTAATCAGGAAATGGTTGATCTGGATCCATTGGAAAGTGAAGACGAAACCGCAATTATCGCTTTGCTGAAACGTCATATTTTGCTTACCAATAGCCGCAGAGCAGATTTCATCCTGCAAAACTGGTCAAGAGAAAAAAATAAATTCATTAAGGTATTCCCTAGAGAATACAAAAATGTCATTCGTCAAAAATTAGTGGAAGCATAA